In the Kitasatospora terrestris genome, one interval contains:
- a CDS encoding quinone oxidoreductase family protein, whose protein sequence is MRALEMTRPGGAEHSLVQDVEVPRPGPGELAIDVAHAGVNFVDVMSRRGDAAYVPAWPYRAGKEVAGTVRELGEGVSGFAVGDRVAAATTGGGFAEVALASAAATVALPDGVDTATAAAVPLGLATALLLLTDAGRFEPGDTVLVHSAGGGIGGAIARLVPLLGGGTLIGTVGRPEKAAAARGLGYHHAFARGPELAEQVRAATGGRGVDLVLDPLGTEALGLDLDLAVTGGRVVLFGNAGGGTLDPLPPAGRLLGANLTVTGFSHRVLLAADPARVARAQRRAFDLVAGHGLAVPVVELPGLDAVPAVHDLLAAGRGEGKYVVRVG, encoded by the coding sequence ATGCGCGCTCTCGAGATGACCCGGCCCGGCGGGGCCGAGCACAGCCTGGTCCAGGACGTCGAGGTGCCGCGGCCCGGCCCCGGCGAGCTGGCGATCGACGTCGCCCACGCCGGGGTGAACTTCGTCGACGTGATGTCCCGGCGCGGTGACGCGGCCTACGTGCCGGCGTGGCCGTACCGGGCGGGCAAGGAGGTCGCGGGCACCGTCCGGGAGCTCGGCGAAGGAGTGAGCGGGTTCGCGGTCGGCGACCGGGTGGCGGCCGCCACCACCGGCGGCGGCTTCGCCGAGGTGGCGCTGGCGAGCGCCGCGGCGACCGTGGCGCTGCCCGACGGCGTGGACACCGCGACGGCCGCCGCCGTCCCGCTCGGCCTGGCGACCGCGCTGCTGCTGCTCACCGACGCGGGCCGGTTCGAGCCCGGTGACACCGTGCTGGTGCACTCGGCGGGCGGCGGGATCGGCGGCGCGATCGCCCGGCTGGTCCCGCTGCTCGGCGGCGGCACCCTGATCGGCACCGTCGGCCGGCCGGAGAAGGCGGCCGCCGCGCGCGGCCTCGGCTACCACCACGCCTTCGCCCGCGGGCCCGAACTCGCCGAGCAGGTCCGCGCGGCGACCGGCGGGCGCGGCGTCGACCTGGTCCTCGACCCGCTCGGCACCGAGGCGCTCGGCCTGGACCTGGACCTCGCGGTGACCGGCGGCCGGGTGGTGCTGTTCGGCAACGCGGGCGGCGGCACCCTCGACCCGCTGCCCCCCGCGGGCCGGCTGCTCGGCGCCAACCTCACCGTCACCGGCTTCAGCCACCGCGTCCTGCTCGCCGCCGACCCCGCGCGGGTCGCCCGCGCCCAGCGCCGCGCGTTCGACCTGGTCGCCGGGCACGGCCTGGCCGTCCCGGTGGTGGAACTGCCCGGCCTGGACGCCGTCCCCGCCGTCCACGACCTGCTCGCCGCGGGGCGCGGCGAGGGCAAGTACGTGGTCAGGGTCGGCTGA
- a CDS encoding glycosyltransferase family 39 protein gives MTTSSSPPPSSVPWPEAANFPPPEPSERQAPQAAVEPLFPPVGLPGPGPKGPASWAGRLRTLPVRAWRGRPDDPAWARPALLGLLAATAVLYFWNLTASGWANAFYSAAVQAGSQSWKAFFYGSSDAASFITVDKPPMSLWPMALSARIFGLSSWSVLAPQVVMGVATVATVYATVRRRFSALGGLVAGAALALTPVAALMFRFNNPDALLVLLLTLAAYGLVRATETASTRWLLFTGVMFGFGFLTKTLQAFLVLPGFAVIYLVVAPTAFGRRVKQVLLAGLAVVLAGGWWVAIVELVPASARPYIGGSQDDSFLSVTFGYNGFGRLTGDETGSVGGGGGGRGGAGGGMWGTTGITRLFDGDIGGQIAWLMPAALVLLVFGLWATRRHGRTDSARTAFLVWGSWLVLTALTFSFMSGIFHQYYTVALAPAVAAVVGMGVDGLWRARHRLPYAAVLGAVVAVTAVWSFVLLGRSTDFLPWLRWAVLPGGIAAAVALVAAARAGRALGARIAAVAGLTALAAGLGGPAAYAVQTVSVGHSGSIVTAGPQVQGGGFGPGGGGRGMMPGGTGDGGRGQFPGGGQFPGGGQFPGGTQNGGTGQFPGGGQLPGGTQNGTGQNGTGRFPGGGTQNGTGQFPGGGEGRDGRGGTGGAGGMGGLLNGSRVSSELAALLKQDAGSYTWVAAAVGSQNQASYQLATGEPVMALGGFNGTDPSLTLEQFQQYVKEGKVHYFIGGGGMGGGMGGGSQSLSSQIASWVAATYTAKTVDGATLYDLTAAPGGGTSSTAATG, from the coding sequence ATGACCACGTCGAGTTCCCCACCTCCGTCCAGTGTTCCGTGGCCCGAGGCTGCGAACTTCCCGCCCCCGGAGCCGTCCGAGCGGCAGGCTCCGCAGGCCGCGGTCGAACCGCTCTTCCCGCCGGTCGGCCTCCCCGGGCCGGGCCCGAAGGGGCCTGCCTCCTGGGCCGGCCGGCTCCGCACCCTCCCCGTCCGCGCCTGGCGCGGACGCCCCGACGACCCGGCCTGGGCCCGGCCGGCGCTGCTCGGCCTGCTCGCCGCCACGGCGGTGCTCTACTTCTGGAACCTGACCGCCTCGGGCTGGGCCAACGCCTTCTACTCGGCGGCGGTGCAGGCCGGCAGCCAGAGCTGGAAGGCCTTCTTCTACGGCTCCTCGGACGCGGCGAGCTTCATCACGGTCGACAAGCCGCCGATGTCGCTGTGGCCGATGGCGCTCTCCGCCCGGATCTTCGGGCTGAGCTCGTGGAGCGTGCTGGCCCCGCAGGTCGTGATGGGCGTGGCGACGGTCGCCACGGTGTACGCGACGGTGCGCCGGCGCTTCTCGGCGCTCGGCGGCCTGGTGGCCGGCGCGGCGCTGGCGCTGACCCCGGTGGCCGCGCTGATGTTCCGGTTCAACAATCCGGACGCGCTGCTGGTGCTGCTGCTGACGCTGGCCGCGTACGGCCTGGTCCGGGCGACCGAGACCGCCTCCACCCGCTGGCTGCTGTTCACCGGCGTGATGTTCGGCTTCGGCTTCCTGACCAAGACCCTGCAGGCCTTCCTGGTGCTGCCCGGCTTCGCGGTGATCTACCTGGTGGTCGCGCCGACCGCGTTCGGCCGCCGGGTGAAGCAGGTGCTGCTGGCCGGACTCGCCGTGGTCCTGGCGGGCGGCTGGTGGGTGGCGATCGTCGAGCTGGTCCCGGCGTCCGCCCGGCCCTACATCGGCGGCTCGCAGGACGACTCCTTCCTCTCCGTCACCTTCGGCTACAACGGCTTCGGCCGGCTCACCGGTGACGAGACCGGCAGCGTCGGCGGCGGCGGTGGCGGCCGGGGCGGCGCCGGCGGCGGCATGTGGGGCACCACCGGCATCACCCGGCTCTTCGACGGCGACATCGGCGGGCAGATCGCCTGGCTGATGCCGGCCGCGCTGGTCCTGCTGGTGTTCGGCCTGTGGGCGACCCGCCGCCACGGCCGCACCGACAGCGCCCGGACGGCCTTCCTGGTCTGGGGCAGCTGGCTGGTCCTCACCGCGCTGACCTTCAGCTTCATGTCCGGCATCTTCCACCAGTACTACACGGTGGCGCTCGCCCCGGCGGTCGCCGCGGTGGTCGGCATGGGCGTCGACGGCCTCTGGCGGGCCCGGCACCGGCTGCCGTACGCGGCGGTGCTCGGCGCGGTGGTCGCGGTGACCGCGGTCTGGTCGTTCGTGCTGCTCGGGCGCAGCACGGACTTCCTGCCGTGGCTGCGCTGGGCGGTGCTGCCGGGCGGCATCGCGGCGGCGGTCGCGCTGGTGGCGGCCGCGCGGGCGGGCCGGGCGCTCGGCGCGCGGATCGCGGCGGTGGCCGGACTCACCGCGCTGGCGGCGGGCCTCGGCGGGCCGGCGGCGTACGCGGTGCAGACCGTGTCGGTCGGCCACTCCGGCTCGATCGTGACGGCCGGTCCGCAGGTGCAGGGCGGCGGCTTCGGCCCGGGCGGCGGCGGGCGGGGCATGATGCCCGGCGGCACGGGCGACGGCGGCCGGGGCCAGTTCCCCGGCGGCGGCCAGTTCCCCGGCGGCGGGCAGTTCCCGGGCGGCACGCAGAACGGCGGCACCGGGCAGTTCCCGGGCGGCGGCCAGTTGCCAGGCGGCACGCAGAACGGCACGGGACAGAACGGCACCGGCCGGTTCCCGGGCGGCGGCACGCAGAACGGCACGGGACAGTTCCCCGGCGGCGGCGAGGGCCGGGACGGCCGCGGCGGCACGGGCGGCGCCGGCGGGATGGGCGGCCTGCTGAACGGCTCCCGGGTGAGCAGCGAGCTGGCGGCCCTGCTGAAGCAGGACGCGGGCTCCTACACCTGGGTGGCGGCCGCGGTCGGTTCCCAGAACCAGGCCAGCTACCAGCTCGCCACCGGGGAGCCGGTGATGGCGCTCGGCGGCTTCAACGGCACCGACCCGTCGCTGACGCTGGAGCAGTTCCAGCAGTACGTGAAGGAGGGGAAGGTCCACTACTTCATCGGCGGTGGCGGCATGGGCGGTGGCATGGGCGGCGGCAGCCAGTCGCTCTCCTCGCAGATCGCCTCCTGGGTGGCGGCCACCTACACGGCGAAGACGGTGGACGGCGCCACCCTCTACGACCTGACCGCGGCCCCCGGCGGTGGCACCTCCTCGACGGCCGCCACGGGCTGA
- a CDS encoding GNAT family N-acetyltransferase, whose product MSNLRVIQPADEAELADWRHIHNVIIPTDPLGPDDVRDRAGRYHLEVAYLGDTPVGCSTVRPPCEETPAATVIARVLPEHRGRGFGTELYLRGLARAREFGGEGVETVVLASNGSGLRFALRHGFVETERYLLPGDTVPYVALTLSV is encoded by the coding sequence ATGTCGAACCTCCGCGTGATCCAGCCCGCCGACGAGGCCGAACTCGCCGACTGGCGGCACATCCACAACGTGATCATCCCGACCGACCCGCTCGGCCCGGACGACGTCCGCGACCGGGCCGGCCGCTACCACCTGGAGGTCGCCTACCTCGGCGACACCCCGGTCGGCTGCAGCACCGTGCGGCCACCCTGCGAGGAGACTCCGGCCGCCACCGTCATCGCCCGCGTGCTGCCCGAGCACCGGGGCCGGGGCTTCGGCACCGAGCTCTACCTGCGCGGCCTCGCCCGCGCCCGGGAGTTCGGCGGTGAGGGCGTCGAGACGGTCGTGCTGGCGAGCAACGGGAGCGGACTGCGCTTCGCCCTGCGGCACGGCTTCGTCGAGACCGAGCGCTACCTCCTCCCCGGCGACACCGTCCCCTACGTCGCACTGACCCTGAGCGTCTGA
- a CDS encoding alpha/beta hydrolase yields the protein MPSLTGLPLQIIAVVVAVAAFAATMWLWPRLGGRGWRPVLGRLGAFLGTQLAVLAAMGLVANSYFGFYTTWSDLLGLDGSPGTVVDHQPGAKAISVTGEQKMYSSQGSVQERSGMIQKVEIRGASSGLVGTPAYVYLPPQYFQPGYANTRFPMALVLSGYPGSAEKLISLLEYPASTLKAIEAKQLPPTVLVMMKPTLVGNRDTECMDVPGGPQVETFFTEDLPRAMSAAYRVTDRPEARAAIGDSTGGYCALKFAMRKPDAYRSAVSLSGYYETGNDPTTGDLFGGRPEVKRENDLLWRIRHLPPPPVSLLLATSHNEENYPATQQMVAAFRAPTQVSTITLDTGGHNFHTWTREIPPALEWLGKRLDQPRPQALS from the coding sequence GTGCCCAGTCTCACCGGACTCCCCCTGCAGATCATCGCCGTCGTCGTCGCGGTGGCCGCGTTCGCCGCGACCATGTGGCTGTGGCCCCGGCTGGGCGGCCGCGGGTGGCGGCCGGTGCTCGGCCGGCTGGGTGCGTTCCTCGGGACGCAGCTGGCGGTGCTGGCGGCGATGGGCCTGGTGGCCAACTCGTACTTCGGCTTCTACACCACCTGGAGCGACCTGCTCGGGCTGGACGGGAGCCCGGGCACGGTGGTGGACCATCAGCCGGGCGCCAAGGCGATCTCGGTGACGGGCGAACAGAAGATGTACTCCTCCCAGGGATCGGTGCAGGAACGTTCCGGCATGATCCAGAAGGTGGAGATCCGCGGCGCCTCCTCCGGCCTGGTCGGCACCCCGGCCTACGTGTACCTGCCGCCGCAGTACTTCCAGCCCGGGTACGCGAACACCCGCTTCCCGATGGCGCTGGTGCTCTCCGGCTACCCGGGGTCGGCGGAGAAGCTGATCTCGCTGCTGGAGTACCCGGCGTCCACGCTGAAGGCGATCGAGGCCAAGCAGCTGCCGCCGACCGTCCTGGTGATGATGAAGCCGACCCTGGTGGGCAACCGCGACACCGAGTGCATGGACGTCCCGGGCGGACCGCAGGTGGAGACCTTCTTCACCGAGGACCTGCCGCGGGCGATGTCCGCCGCGTACCGGGTCACCGACCGCCCGGAGGCCAGGGCCGCGATCGGCGACTCGACCGGCGGCTACTGCGCGCTGAAGTTCGCGATGCGCAAGCCGGACGCCTACCGCTCGGCCGTCTCGCTCTCGGGCTACTACGAGACCGGCAACGACCCGACCACCGGCGACCTCTTCGGCGGCCGGCCCGAGGTGAAGCGGGAGAACGACCTGCTGTGGCGGATCCGCCACCTGCCCCCGCCGCCGGTCTCGCTGCTCCTGGCCACCAGCCACAACGAGGAGAACTACCCGGCCACCCAGCAGATGGTGGCCGCCTTCCGGGCCCCCACCCAGGTGTCGACCATCACCCTGGACACCGGCGGGCACAACTTCCACACCTGGACGCGGGAGATCCCGCCCGCCCTGGAGTGGCTCGGCAAGCGCCTGGACCAGCCGCGGCCGCAGGCTCTCAGCTGA
- a CDS encoding TetR/AcrR family transcriptional regulator — MSVSEEQEHGLRQRLVAVGVELVAAEGTAALSLREIARRAGVSHGAPRRWFPTHRELLSAIAREGFTALAAQVAAATGAGPREQLAALARGYLEFALANPGMYELMFRHDLLESGTSGLRDTSLPLFHRLAGLVAQARPGAAEPQVAAAALWANLHGVAQLWSWRSLQLASGSEDFDGVLARLLEAHLGPAGR; from the coding sequence ATGAGTGTTTCGGAGGAGCAGGAGCACGGGCTGCGGCAGCGGCTGGTCGCGGTCGGGGTGGAGCTGGTGGCGGCCGAGGGCACGGCGGCGCTGTCGCTGCGGGAGATCGCCCGGCGGGCCGGGGTGTCCCACGGGGCGCCGCGCCGCTGGTTCCCCACCCACCGGGAGCTGCTGTCGGCGATCGCCCGGGAGGGCTTCACGGCGCTGGCCGCCCAGGTCGCCGCAGCCACCGGCGCCGGGCCGCGGGAGCAGCTGGCCGCCCTGGCCCGCGGCTACCTGGAGTTCGCGCTGGCGAACCCGGGGATGTACGAGCTGATGTTCCGCCACGACCTGCTGGAGAGCGGGACGTCCGGGCTGCGCGATACCAGCCTGCCACTGTTCCACCGGCTGGCCGGGCTGGTCGCGCAGGCGCGCCCGGGGGCGGCGGAGCCGCAGGTGGCGGCCGCCGCGCTGTGGGCGAACCTGCACGGGGTGGCCCAGCTGTGGAGCTGGCGGAGCCTGCAGCTGGCGTCCGGAAGCGAGGACTTCGACGGCGTCCTGGCCCGGCTGCTGGAGGCGCACCTCGGCCCGGCGGGCCGGTGA
- a CDS encoding metalloregulator ArsR/SmtB family transcription factor, which produces MPRSRPGRAPLAHPATEEIDLLDVLHALADPTRMTIVRTLRAEPERACGSFPVDVAPSTLSHHFKVLREAGVVRQREEANRRLTALRAADLDARFPGVLDAVVTAYESTM; this is translated from the coding sequence ATGCCCCGCTCCCGACCGGGCCGCGCCCCGCTCGCCCACCCCGCGACCGAGGAGATCGACCTCCTCGACGTCCTGCACGCGCTCGCCGACCCCACCCGGATGACCATCGTGCGCACCCTGCGCGCCGAACCCGAGCGCGCCTGCGGCTCCTTCCCGGTCGACGTCGCGCCGTCCACGCTCAGCCACCACTTCAAGGTGCTCCGCGAGGCCGGCGTGGTCCGCCAGCGCGAGGAGGCCAACCGCCGCCTCACCGCGCTGCGCGCCGCCGACCTGGACGCCCGCTTCCCCGGCGTGCTCGACGCCGTGGTCACCGCGTACGAGAGCACCATGTGA
- a CDS encoding MFS transporter, producing MSAGPRRRLALTCSIAGAALVALDGTVLTVVQPTLQRELGATVAQVQWTGTGYLIAVAALLVVAGRLGDLYGHGRLFAVGVLGFGAASAGIGLAPSIGWVVALRVAQGVFGALLQPATLGMLRAAYPPDRLGMPIALRTGAIGLAAAAGPLLGGALTAWLGWRPVFLLNVGPTLLVGAAAFALRLPVPARRERTPLDLPGAALLALSLAAPVYALTAWQDGARWPALALLVGGGAAAAFARRLRTAAHPLFAPRLLGAAPVAGSLGVLVAASAALFGTLFVGNWFLQDVQGLDPLTAGLRALPLPLLMVIGAPVSAVAARRYGPRRTVAGGLVLLALGAALLSRLDAAASAPATGGCFLLMGAGFGAVMVTATAVVVRHVEAAAAGVAGGLQQTALNVGPTLGTAVATLLLATSPPPGPALVLALLPAAAVPLALRALPGPSGRPAASAVH from the coding sequence GTGAGCGCGGGCCCGCGCCGACGCCTGGCGCTGACCTGCTCGATCGCCGGCGCGGCCCTGGTGGCCCTGGACGGGACCGTCCTGACGGTCGTCCAGCCCACCCTGCAGCGGGAGTTGGGCGCCACGGTCGCCCAGGTGCAGTGGACCGGCACCGGCTACCTGATCGCGGTGGCCGCGCTGCTGGTGGTGGCGGGGCGGCTGGGCGACCTGTACGGGCACGGCCGGCTGTTCGCGGTCGGGGTGCTGGGGTTCGGCGCGGCCTCGGCGGGCATCGGGCTGGCGCCGTCGATCGGCTGGGTGGTGGCGCTGCGTGTCGCCCAGGGGGTGTTCGGGGCGCTGCTGCAGCCGGCCACGCTGGGCATGCTGCGGGCCGCGTACCCGCCGGACCGGCTGGGGATGCCGATCGCGCTGCGGACCGGGGCGATCGGGCTGGCGGCGGCCGCCGGGCCGCTGCTGGGCGGGGCGCTGACGGCCTGGCTGGGGTGGCGGCCGGTGTTCCTGCTGAACGTCGGGCCGACCCTGCTGGTCGGCGCGGCGGCGTTCGCCCTGCGGCTGCCGGTGCCGGCGCGCCGCGAGCGGACGCCGCTGGACCTGCCCGGCGCCGCGCTGCTCGCGCTCTCCCTCGCCGCGCCGGTGTACGCCCTGACGGCGTGGCAGGACGGGGCGCGGTGGCCGGCGCTCGCGCTGCTGGTGGGCGGCGGCGCCGCGGCGGCCTTCGCGCGCCGGCTGCGGACGGCGGCGCACCCGCTGTTCGCGCCGCGGCTGCTGGGCGCCGCGCCGGTGGCGGGTTCGCTCGGGGTGCTGGTGGCGGCGTCGGCGGCGCTGTTCGGCACGCTCTTCGTCGGCAACTGGTTCCTCCAGGACGTGCAGGGGCTGGATCCGCTGACGGCGGGTCTGCGGGCCCTGCCGCTGCCGCTGCTGATGGTGATCGGCGCGCCGGTGTCGGCGGTCGCCGCCCGCCGGTACGGCCCGCGCCGGACGGTGGCGGGCGGGCTGGTGCTGCTGGCGCTCGGGGCGGCCCTGCTCTCCCGGCTGGACGCCGCCGCCTCGGCGCCGGCGACCGGTGGGTGCTTCCTGCTGATGGGGGCGGGCTTCGGGGCGGTGATGGTGACGGCGACGGCCGTGGTAGTGCGTCACGTGGAGGCGGCCGCGGCGGGGGTCGCGGGCGGGTTGCAGCAGACCGCGCTGAACGTCGGGCCGACGCTCGGGACGGCGGTCGCCACGCTGCTGCTCGCGACCTCGCCGCCGCCCGGTCCGGCCCTGGTCCTCGCCCTGCTCCCGGCGGCGGCGGTGCCGCTCGCCCTGCGCGCCCTGCCCGGGCCGTCAGGCCGCCCCGCGGCTTCGGCCGTTCACTGA
- a CDS encoding discoidin domain-containing protein, whose amino-acid sequence MLAPPTAQPVPRRRPTPSRRRWLAAPLAASMVSGLLLLWPGTAAHAADAVISQGKTVTASSIEGGGTPAAAAVDGNTGTRWSSTATDQQWLQVDLGATASISKVVLQWEAAYGKAYQIQTSADGASWTTVYSTTTGTGGTETLNVTGSGRYVRMNGITRGTGYGYSLWEFQVFGSFTGSGGGSCDSANAAQGKTATSSSTENYGTPAANAVDGNTGTRWSSANTDPQWLQVDLGSVQQICRVVLNWESAYGKAYQIQTSADGASWTTVYSTTTGAGGTESLDVSGSGRYVRMNGTQRGTGYGYSLWEFQVNTGGGATTPPTTPPTTPPGNWSTVLDEDFSGAAGSAPNAANWTVQTGTGYQGGPANWGSGEVQTDTDSPANVGLDGNGALNLTAVKNGTAWTSGRVESKRSDFAVPAGGRLQISATVRQPDPANGVGYWPSFRAMGAGNRGNFTAWPGAGESDILESVNGRSQLSATLHCGTAPGGNCKEYDGMTSGLASCTGCQTGFHTYSMILDRTVSDEQIRWYLDGKQVWQVNESQVGVTTWDNAVHHGFYLVFNLGIGGGYPNAVCNCTSPTDATSSGGTMAIDRVTVSTTSGTAPAALTDPAVPTGASTVKVTGSQGNWQLTVNGQPYQLKGITWGPAMSTAEAHMRELKAMGVNTLRTWGTDAASKPLLDTAAAHGIKVVNGFWLNQGADYVGDTAYMDSTLESIKQWVSTYKDHPGVLLWDVGNEVLLTTQDHTYPNGLTVEQERVAYAKYVERITQAIHAIDPNHPVTSTDAWTGSWVYYKNHTPSLDLLAVNSYGSVCNVKNDWISGGYTKPYIITESGEDGEWEVPNDANGVPTEPSDTAKRDAYLNNWTCITGHRGVALGATVFHYGTENDFGGVWYNTTPAGWRRLAFHSVVKDYAGDVGSNTPPVISSMTLSNTATVPAGGTFDITADTTDPDGDLIRYTLYYCDKYAGGGTGLSQVVFKETSPGRFTATAPKQLGVYKVYVYAFDGHGNVGIETKSFRVVAPTPQGTNVAKGKTTTASTYQAAGNGAPYPASNATDGNWSTRWASEWADPQWIQVDLGQPTAVKHVQLGWESAYGKAFQIQVSNDGTNWTTAYSTTGGTGGVDDLDVTANGRYVRVNITQRGTAYGDSLYEFGVYA is encoded by the coding sequence ATGCTCGCTCCACCCACCGCTCAGCCGGTGCCCCGCCGCCGCCCGACCCCATCGCGCCGGCGGTGGCTCGCCGCGCCGCTCGCCGCCTCGATGGTGTCCGGACTGCTGCTGTTGTGGCCCGGAACGGCCGCGCACGCTGCCGACGCCGTGATCTCGCAGGGCAAGACCGTCACCGCCTCCTCGATCGAGGGCGGCGGCACCCCGGCGGCCGCCGCGGTCGACGGCAACACCGGCACCCGCTGGTCCAGCACCGCCACCGACCAGCAGTGGCTGCAGGTCGACCTCGGCGCGACCGCGTCGATCAGCAAGGTCGTCCTGCAGTGGGAGGCCGCCTACGGCAAGGCGTACCAGATCCAGACCTCCGCCGACGGTGCGAGCTGGACCACCGTCTACTCCACCACCACCGGCACCGGCGGCACCGAGACCCTGAACGTCACCGGCTCCGGGCGCTACGTGCGGATGAACGGCATCACCCGCGGCACCGGATACGGCTACTCCCTCTGGGAGTTCCAGGTCTTCGGCTCCTTCACCGGGAGCGGCGGCGGCAGCTGCGACAGCGCCAACGCCGCCCAGGGGAAGACCGCCACCTCCTCCTCCACGGAGAACTACGGCACCCCGGCCGCGAACGCCGTCGACGGCAACACCGGCACCCGCTGGTCGAGCGCCAACACCGACCCGCAGTGGCTGCAGGTCGACCTCGGCAGCGTCCAGCAGATCTGCCGTGTGGTCCTCAACTGGGAGTCGGCGTACGGCAAGGCGTACCAGATCCAGACCTCCGCCGACGGTGCGAGCTGGACCACGGTCTACTCCACCACCACCGGTGCCGGCGGCACCGAGTCGCTGGACGTCTCCGGGTCCGGCCGGTACGTGCGGATGAACGGCACCCAGCGCGGCACCGGATACGGCTACTCGCTCTGGGAGTTCCAGGTCAACACCGGCGGCGGCGCCACCACCCCGCCGACCACCCCGCCCACCACGCCGCCCGGCAACTGGAGCACCGTCCTCGACGAGGACTTCTCCGGGGCCGCCGGCTCCGCGCCGAACGCCGCCAACTGGACGGTGCAGACCGGCACCGGCTACCAGGGCGGCCCCGCCAACTGGGGCAGCGGCGAGGTGCAGACCGACACCGACTCCCCGGCCAACGTGGGCCTGGACGGCAACGGCGCGCTCAACCTGACCGCGGTGAAGAACGGCACGGCCTGGACCTCGGGCCGGGTCGAGTCCAAGCGCTCCGACTTCGCCGTACCGGCCGGCGGCCGGCTGCAGATCTCGGCGACCGTCCGCCAGCCCGACCCGGCCAACGGCGTGGGCTACTGGCCGTCGTTCCGGGCGATGGGCGCGGGCAACCGCGGCAACTTCACCGCCTGGCCGGGCGCCGGCGAGAGCGACATCCTGGAGAGCGTCAACGGGCGCAGCCAGCTGTCCGCCACCCTCCACTGCGGGACCGCCCCGGGCGGCAACTGCAAGGAGTACGACGGCATGACCAGCGGCCTGGCGAGCTGCACCGGCTGCCAGACCGGCTTCCACACCTACTCGATGATCCTCGACCGGACCGTCTCCGACGAGCAGATCCGCTGGTACCTGGACGGCAAGCAGGTCTGGCAGGTCAACGAGTCCCAGGTCGGCGTCACCACCTGGGACAACGCGGTCCACCACGGCTTCTACCTGGTGTTCAACCTGGGCATCGGCGGCGGCTACCCCAACGCGGTCTGCAACTGCACCTCGCCGACCGACGCCACCTCCTCCGGCGGCACCATGGCGATCGACCGGGTGACCGTCTCCACCACCAGCGGCACCGCGCCCGCCGCGCTCACCGACCCGGCGGTGCCCACCGGCGCCTCCACCGTCAAGGTGACCGGCTCGCAGGGCAACTGGCAGCTCACCGTGAACGGCCAGCCCTACCAGCTCAAGGGCATCACCTGGGGCCCGGCCATGTCCACCGCCGAGGCGCACATGCGCGAGCTCAAGGCGATGGGCGTCAACACCCTGCGCACCTGGGGCACCGACGCCGCCTCCAAGCCGCTGCTGGACACCGCCGCCGCGCACGGCATCAAGGTGGTCAACGGCTTCTGGCTGAACCAGGGCGCCGACTACGTGGGCGACACCGCGTACATGGACTCCACCCTGGAATCCATCAAGCAGTGGGTGAGCACCTACAAGGACCACCCGGGCGTGCTGCTCTGGGACGTCGGCAACGAGGTGCTGCTCACCACCCAGGACCACACCTACCCGAACGGGCTGACCGTCGAGCAGGAGCGCGTCGCGTACGCCAAGTACGTGGAGCGGATCACCCAGGCGATCCACGCGATCGACCCCAACCACCCGGTGACCTCCACCGACGCCTGGACCGGCTCCTGGGTCTACTACAAGAACCACACCCCCAGCCTCGACCTGCTGGCCGTCAACTCCTACGGCTCGGTCTGCAACGTCAAGAACGACTGGATCAGCGGCGGCTACACCAAGCCGTACATCATCACCGAGTCCGGCGAGGACGGCGAGTGGGAGGTCCCGAACGACGCCAACGGCGTGCCGACCGAGCCCTCCGACACCGCCAAGCGCGACGCCTACCTGAACAACTGGACCTGCATCACCGGGCACCGGGGCGTGGCGCTGGGCGCGACCGTCTTCCACTACGGCACCGAGAACGACTTCGGCGGCGTCTGGTACAACACCACCCCGGCCGGCTGGCGGCGCCTGGCCTTCCACTCGGTGGTCAAGGACTACGCCGGCGACGTCGGCTCCAACACCCCGCCGGTGATCTCCTCGATGACGCTGAGCAACACGGCCACCGTGCCGGCCGGCGGCACCTTCGACATCACCGCCGACACCACCGACCCGGACGGCGACCTGATCCGGTACACGCTCTACTACTGCGACAAGTACGCGGGCGGCGGCACCGGCCTCTCCCAGGTGGTCTTCAAGGAGACCTCGCCCGGCCGCTTCACCGCGACCGCGCCCAAGCAGCTCGGCGTGTACAAGGTGTACGTCTACGCCTTCGACGGCCACGGCAACGTCGGCATCGAGACCAAGTCCTTCCGGGTGGTCGCGCCGACCCCGCAGGGCACCAACGTGGCCAAGGGGAAGACCACCACCGCCTCCACCTACCAGGCCGCGGGCAACGGCGCGCCGTACCCGGCGTCCAACGCCACCGACGGCAACTGGAGCACCCGGTGGGCCAGCGAGTGGGCCGACCCGCAGTGGATCCAGGTCGACCTCGGCCAGCCGACCGCGGTCAAGCACGTCCAGCTCGGCTGGGAGTCCGCCTACGGCAAGGCGTTCCAGATCCAGGTCTCCAACGACGGGACCAACTGGACCACCGCGTACTCCACCACCGGCGGCACCGGCGGCGTGGACGACCTCGACGTGACCGCCAACGGGCGCTACGTGCGGGTGAACATCACCCAGCGCGGCACCGCCTACGGCGACTCGCTGTACGAGTTCGGCGTCTACGCCTGA